From Streptomyces sp. SAI-135:
CACCGGTGCCGTCGTCGCCCTCAACCACCCCTCGGGCGGCGTCGAACGGCCCGTACCGAACGGCATCGGGGTCTTCGCCACGGGCTGAGGTCAGGGGCGCAGACTGCTGACGATGCCGGCCGTCGCCGTGAGGCCGCTGTGGATGGTGGGCGCGAGGCTGGTACTGGCGAGGTAGAAGCCGAGCAGGGTGCACACCAGCGCGTGGGAGACCTTGAGTCCGCCGCTGCGCAGGAAGACCACCGCCAGGATCAGCAGCAGCACCAGTACCGAGATGGAAATCGCCATGGACAGCCTCCTCCGCCACGCCGCTGGGTCCGTTTCGCGGCGTTCGGCCGCAAGTGTGGCGTAGCGGAGGGTTCGTCCGGGCGGCTGAAGTGTCCTCCGAACGAGTGGTGTCCACACCTGCTCGAAGGCTCCTACCGGTGGGCGTCCAGGAAGGCCTCCAGGCCCGCCAGGTCGTCGGTGTTGAGGTAGTCGACGCCGGCGGCGAGGAGCTCGGCCCACAGCGCGTCCCGGGCGGGGCCCGCCAGGTCCGGGGTGGCCCAGAACCTCACCTTCTGGCCGCGCACGTGGGCCTGCCGCACGATGCCGCGCAGTTTCTGGCGTTCGGCGTCGGGGAAGGCGCCCTCGCCGAGCCAGGTGAAGTTGAGCGTCCAGTTGTCACTGATCAGCGGGATGAGGGAGGCGGGCGCCGCGGTGCCGAGGTCGGCGAGCCGGCCGTCGTAGAAGGCCCGGCGCACGCTCTGCGCCTCCATCGGGACGCGGGCGGCGCGGTCGCCGGAGATCACGGCGGTGACCGGACCGGGGACGACCTTGCCGTGCACACAGGTCGTGAACAGGTGCCGGTAGCGCCGCAGACGGCGGTCGAGTTCGAGGTAGGTCGAGGAGCCCTCGGTCTTGATGTCGACGAGCAGCTGGAGCGGGTGGCGGTACCCCCGGTACACGGAGCCGTGGTGGGCCCTGACGATCCTGGCCAGCGGGTCGAGGTAGAGCGACTCCAGGGTGCGCGTGGGGTCGAGGTCGTCCACGGTGTGCCCGATGAGGAGTTGGTCGCCGACGAGGAAGATGTCGGCCTCGACGCTGCCGAAGCGGTGGTCGAGGGCGTCGAGGAGGGGGCGCGGATGCTCGTAGTCGTTGTGGGCATGGGCGCGCCACAGCGGACGGGGGCGGTGCGTGCGGCTGTCGGCCCATGCGCTGCCGACGGGCGGGGCGAGCGTCGCCGCGGTTGCGGCGCCGAGGGTGGTGAGGGCTCTGCGACGGGTGATGAGGGCCATGTTCTGCCTCCCTGCGGGGCGGGTCGGAACCACAGGGAGTATGGGGCCCTTCGACCCTCAAGGGACCTGTACGCGCCAGGAGTTGGCCGGACTGCCGTCGCCCGTTCACTCCGTGCGCGCAGGCACACGGAAAAGCCCGCCCCAGGTGGGGCGGGCTTCACCGGCGGTCAGCGCAGGATGCTCAAGGCGCCTGGAGGTCGACGAGTTCGGCCAGCCGTGCGCGATGCGCGCCCGCGGTGCCGTAGGCGATCGAGTCGGCCTTGGCGCGCTTGAGGTAGAGATGGACCGGGTGTTCCCACGTCATGCCGATCCCGGCGTGCAGTTGGAGCGCCTCCTCGGCGGCGTGCACGGCGACGGAGGCCGCGTAGGCCTGCGCGACGGCGACCGCCACGTCGGTGTCCTCGCCGGTGGCGAGCGCGTCGGCCGCGTTGCGTGCGGCGGCCCGGAGGTTGACGACCTCCAGCCACAGCTGGGCGAGCCGGTGCTTGAGCGCCTGGAACCCGCCGACGGGCCGGTTGAACTGCTTGCGCTCCTTGAGGTAGCGCACGGTCTCGGTCAACGTCCAGTCGGCGAGGCCGAGTTGCTCGGAGGCGAGCAGTCCGGCCCCGGCCCGCAGGGCGCGGTGCACGGCGGTCTCGGCGTCGCCCAGCAGGCGGCCCCGGGTCCCGTCGAGGGTGACGGTCGCGAGCGGCCGGGTCAGGTCGAAGGGGATCTGCGGGGTGACGGTCACCGCGGAGGCGTCCACCGCGTACAGTCCGCCGTCGTCCGCGGGCACCAGCAGCACGTCGGCCGCCTGGACGTCCGCGACCGCGGTCAACTCCCCGTGCAGGGCCCCGCCTTCATGGCGTACGACCTTGTAGGCGCCGCCCGGGGCGATGTTCAGGGCGACGGCGAGGGCGCCGATCCTGCGTCCGGACGCGAGTTCGGCGAGCAGGTCGTCGGCGTCGCAGGCGAGCAGGGCCTCGGTGGCGACGACCGCGCTGGTGAGATAGGGCACGGGCGCGACCGCGCGGCCCAACTCCTCCAGGACGACGGCGGCTTCGCGGTGCGAGGCGCCCTGGCCGCCCTTGTCCTCCGGGACCAGGAGTCCGGCGAGGCCCATGCCGTCGGCCAGGGCCTTCCAGGCGGCGAGGTCGTGCGGGGTGTCCGACTCGGTGCGGGCGATCACGCCCGGCGCGTCGCAGTGGTCGGCGAGCAGGTCCCGTACGGCGGCCCGCAGCGCCTCTTCCTCCTCCGAGTACAGCAGGTCGCTCATCGGGCCAGGTCCTTCCAGGCGACGTCCTTGTCGGTGCGCGGCTCGGCCGGCAGGCCCAGGACACGCTCGGCGACGATGTTCAGCAGGACCTCACTGGTCCCGCCCTCGATGCTGTTGCCCTTGGAGCGCAGGTAGCGGTACCCGGCGTCACGGCCGGTGAAGTCCACCAGCTCGGGGCGGCGCATGGTCCAGTCGTCGTACAACAGGCCCTCCTCGCCGCGCAGTTCGACCTCCAGGCCGCTGATCTCCTGGTTGAGGCGGGCGAAGCCGAGCTTCATGCCGGCGCCCTCGGGGCCTGGCTGCCCGGCGACGAGCTGCTGGCGCAGACGCTCGGCGGTGAGACGGGCGACCTCGGAGTCGACCCAGAGCTTCAGCAGGCGCTGGTGCAGGTCCTGGGTGCGCAGTTCGGGGCGCTCGCGCCAGGTCCTGGAGACCGGGCCGATCATGCCGCCCTCGCGGGGCAGCCGCATGCCGCCGATGGCGACGCGCTCGTTGTTCAGCGTCGTCTGCGCGACCCGCCAGCCGTCGCCGACCTCGCCGAGGCGGCGGTCGTCGGGGATGCGGACGTCGGTGAGGAAGACCTCGTTGAACTCGGCCTCGCCGGTGATCTGGCGCAGTGGGCGCACATCCACGCCGGGATCGGCCATGTCGCAGATGAAGTAGGTGATGCCCGCGTGCTTGGGCACGTCCGGGTCGGTGCGGGCGATGAGGATGGCCCAGCGGGAGTTGTGGGCGCCGGACGTCCACACCTTCTGCCCGTTGACGACCCAGTCCCCGTCGTCCTGACGGACGGCGCGGGTGCCGAGCGCGGCGAGGTCGGATCCGGCGCCGGGCTCGCTGAACAGCTGGCACCAGATCTCCTCCCCCACCCACAGGGGCCGCAGATAGCGCTGCTTCTGCTCCTCGGTGCCGTACTTGAGGATGGTGGGGGCGGCCATGCCGAGGCCGATGCCGTTGCGCCGCGGGTCGTTGTCGGGGGCGCCCGCGGCCTCCAGTTCGGCGTCCACGACGGCCTGGAGGGAGCGGGGCGCGTTCAGTCCACCGAGGCCCTCCGGGTAGTGCACCCAGGCGAGTCCGGCGTCGAAGCGGGCCTTGAGGAAGTCGAGGCGGTCCGTGGACGCCGGCGGGTGGGCGGCCAGCAACTCGGCTGTGCGGCGCTTGAGTTCGGCTGCGTCGGTCATGCCTGCGCTCCCGTGGGTACGACGGCGATCCGGCCCGTGGTCACCCCGTCGCCGAGGCGCTGGACCGCGTCCGCGGCCCCGGCGAGCGGCACCCGTTCGCTGATCAGCGGCTTGATCGCGCCCCGGGCGGCCAGTTCGGTGAGCTGCTCGTGGCAGTGCTGGACCAGCTTCGGGTTCTTGGTGTTGTACAGGCCCCAGTGCAGGCCGAGGATCGCGTAATTCTTCACGAGGGCGTGGTTGAGGGCGGGGCTCGGGATGGTCCCACTGGCGAAGCCGACGACCACGATCCGCCCCTCGAAGGCCACGACCTTGGTCGACTGCGTGTAGGTCTCGCCGCCCACGGGGTCGTAGATCACGTCCGCGCCCCGGCCCCCGGTGGCCTCCTTCACTGCGGCGACGACGTCCTCGCCGCGCCGGTCGACCACCACGTCACAGCCCAGCTCGCGGGCCACGACCGCCTTCTCGGGGCCGCCGACGACACCGATGACGGTGGCGCCGGCGGCCTTGCCGAGCTGCACGGCCGCGCTGCCGACCCCTCCTGCGGCGGCGTGGACGAGCAGCGTCTCCCCGGCTTCCAGATGTGCCCGCCGGTGCAGGCCGAACCAGCCCGTCTGGTAGCCGATGTGCAGCGCGGCGGCCTCGGCGTCGTCCAGCGAGTCCGGCGCGGGCAGCAGAGCGGCGGTGTCCGCGACTGCGTACTCGGCGAAACCACCGTACGGCAGCGCGGGGTTGGCGATCACGCGCCGCCCGTCCTCGGTCTCGCCGCAGATCTCCACGCCCGGCGTGAAGGGCAGGGGCGGGCGTACCTGGTAGTGGCCGCGGCACATCAGCACGTCCGGGAAGTTGATGTTCGCGGCGCGCACCTTCAGCAGGACCTGGCCGTCGCCGGGTTCGGGCCGCGCCACGTCCGCGAGGCGCATCACCTCGCCCGGCTCGCCGTTCTCGTGCACTTGCCAAGCCTGCATGGGGGGGCCTCCACGGGACTGCGTCGTCATGCCGGGGTCTGACCGGGGTCCTCCGCATACTAAGCGGTCGCTTGCCGATCAGGGAACAGTCCGCGGGGAAAGTGTCGGCACGCACACCGTGGGGCCGCCCAGCGGTTGCACGACCCGGTGAGGCTGAACAGGGTGACAGGGACGAGCCGGGCTCCGGTCCCCCACCGGGCGGCCCCGGCGATCCCCGGAAAGGACCCGCGCACATGACGGTCATCAACAGCCCGCTGCCGGAGAAGGAACGCGAGATCGCGGGGAGCGCCCTCCAGGCGACCCTGGTGGACTTGCTCGACCTCTCCCTGGTCGCCAAGCAGGCGCACTGGAACCTGTACGGGCCGCGCTTCCGCTCCATCCACCTCCAGCTCGACGAGGTGGTGACCACCGCCCGCGCGTACGCCGACACGGTGGCCGAGCGCGCCGCGGCGCTGGGGGTCAGCCCGGACGGCCGGGCCGGCACCGTCGCGGCCACCAGCGGGGTGCCGGAGTTCTCACCCGGTTGGACGAAGGACGTGGACGCGGTCGGCGCGCTGGTGCGGACCTTCTCCGCGGTCGTCGAAGGGGTACGGGAACGCATCGAGAAGACCGGCCCCGCGGACCCCGTCACCGAGGACCTGCTGATCGGCCTCGCCGCCGACCTGGAGAAGCAGAGCTGGATGTTCCAGGCCGAGCACCAGGCCTAGGCCGGTCCGCCTGGGGCGCTCAGCGCGCCGAACGGCGCGGATGGGCCGGGTACACACCGAGGATGCGCACCTCGGTGGAGAAGAACCGCAGTTCGTGCAGGGCCAGGGCGACGTGCTGCTCGTCGGGGTGGCCCTCGACCTCGACGTAGAAACGGCTGGCGTCGAGTCCGGCGCCGACCTGGTAGCTCTCGATCTTCGTGAGGTTCACCCCGCTGGTGGCGAACCCGCCGAGCGCCTTGAACAGGGCGCTCGGGATGTTGCGCACGGAGAAGAACAGGCTGGTCATCGTGGGCTCGCCGGTGTCGGGGCCGACGGCGGCATCCCGGGACAGGACCACGAACCGGGTGGTGTTGTCGGGGTCGTCCTCGACCTCGGGGCGCAGGACGTCGAGGCCGTACAGCGCGGCCGCGGCCGGTGGGGCGAGTGCCGCGTGCCGCGGGTCCGCCAGCTCGGCCACCTCACGCGCCGCTCCGGCGGTGTCGTCGGTGACGAGGGTGCGCCAGCCGCCCTCCCGCAGCACCTTGCGGCACTGCCCGAGGGCGTGCACATGGCTGCG
This genomic window contains:
- a CDS encoding DNA starvation/stationary phase protection protein, coding for MTVINSPLPEKEREIAGSALQATLVDLLDLSLVAKQAHWNLYGPRFRSIHLQLDEVVTTARAYADTVAERAAALGVSPDGRAGTVAATSGVPEFSPGWTKDVDAVGALVRTFSAVVEGVRERIEKTGPADPVTEDLLIGLAADLEKQSWMFQAEHQA
- a CDS encoding prephenate dehydratase, which gives rise to MTTVAYQGEPGSNSATAAHTLYPGCEEQPCTSFEQALDAVTLGTADVAVIPVDNSAAGRVADVHHLLPESGLFIIAEHFLAIRFDLMGVPGATADQVECVRSHVHALGQCRKVLREGGWRTLVTDDTAGAAREVAELADPRHAALAPPAAAALYGLDVLRPEVEDDPDNTTRFVVLSRDAAVGPDTGEPTMTSLFFSVRNIPSALFKALGGFATSGVNLTKIESYQVGAGLDASRFYVEVEGHPDEQHVALALHELRFFSTEVRILGVYPAHPRRSAR
- a CDS encoding phosphatidylinositol-specific phospholipase C/glycerophosphodiester phosphodiesterase family protein, which translates into the protein MALITRRRALTTLGAATAATLAPPVGSAWADSRTHRPRPLWRAHAHNDYEHPRPLLDALDHRFGSVEADIFLVGDQLLIGHTVDDLDPTRTLESLYLDPLARIVRAHHGSVYRGYRHPLQLLVDIKTEGSSTYLELDRRLRRYRHLFTTCVHGKVVPGPVTAVISGDRAARVPMEAQSVRRAFYDGRLADLGTAAPASLIPLISDNWTLNFTWLGEGAFPDAERQKLRGIVRQAHVRGQKVRFWATPDLAGPARDALWAELLAAGVDYLNTDDLAGLEAFLDAHR
- a CDS encoding NADPH:quinone oxidoreductase family protein — translated: MQAWQVHENGEPGEVMRLADVARPEPGDGQVLLKVRAANINFPDVLMCRGHYQVRPPLPFTPGVEICGETEDGRRVIANPALPYGGFAEYAVADTAALLPAPDSLDDAEAAALHIGYQTGWFGLHRRAHLEAGETLLVHAAAGGVGSAAVQLGKAAGATVIGVVGGPEKAVVARELGCDVVVDRRGEDVVAAVKEATGGRGADVIYDPVGGETYTQSTKVVAFEGRIVVVGFASGTIPSPALNHALVKNYAILGLHWGLYNTKNPKLVQHCHEQLTELAARGAIKPLISERVPLAGAADAVQRLGDGVTTGRIAVVPTGAQA
- a CDS encoding acyl-CoA dehydrogenase family protein; the protein is MTDAAELKRRTAELLAAHPPASTDRLDFLKARFDAGLAWVHYPEGLGGLNAPRSLQAVVDAELEAAGAPDNDPRRNGIGLGMAAPTILKYGTEEQKQRYLRPLWVGEEIWCQLFSEPGAGSDLAALGTRAVRQDDGDWVVNGQKVWTSGAHNSRWAILIARTDPDVPKHAGITYFICDMADPGVDVRPLRQITGEAEFNEVFLTDVRIPDDRRLGEVGDGWRVAQTTLNNERVAIGGMRLPREGGMIGPVSRTWRERPELRTQDLHQRLLKLWVDSEVARLTAERLRQQLVAGQPGPEGAGMKLGFARLNQEISGLEVELRGEEGLLYDDWTMRRPELVDFTGRDAGYRYLRSKGNSIEGGTSEVLLNIVAERVLGLPAEPRTDKDVAWKDLAR
- a CDS encoding acyl-CoA dehydrogenase family protein; amino-acid sequence: MSDLLYSEEEEALRAAVRDLLADHCDAPGVIARTESDTPHDLAAWKALADGMGLAGLLVPEDKGGQGASHREAAVVLEELGRAVAPVPYLTSAVVATEALLACDADDLLAELASGRRIGALAVALNIAPGGAYKVVRHEGGALHGELTAVADVQAADVLLVPADDGGLYAVDASAVTVTPQIPFDLTRPLATVTLDGTRGRLLGDAETAVHRALRAGAGLLASEQLGLADWTLTETVRYLKERKQFNRPVGGFQALKHRLAQLWLEVVNLRAAARNAADALATGEDTDVAVAVAQAYAASVAVHAAEEALQLHAGIGMTWEHPVHLYLKRAKADSIAYGTAGAHRARLAELVDLQAP